CCAGGTTTCACAATGTCTGTTGCAAGTTTCAACAAAGAACTTAAAACCTCATCTATCTTCCTATTCACTGTGTCAGATGAATGTTGGTATCTCTCAGCTAAAGCCCGTACGGATAAATCTTGTCCAGCCATCTCTAAAAACATTGCTACACTCTCCTCTAAGTAAACATGGCAAGTCTCTTCTAGCTGATACTTCTCTGATAGTATCTTACATAAGCTATTAAATGTTGCTTGGTTCATGCGAAGAATCTCATAGCACTGTACCTCGGAATCGTTCATGAAACGTTGCACTCGACGCCAACCTCCACCTCGGTTTGTCCTCACTAACTGTTTGTTAGTATTTGTTTCTGCCACTCCATACGTTTCTTCTAAAAGAGCAAACATGTGTTTCTCCTCATCTAGTATCAAATCCATGTCGTCATCTTCAACTAAGAACCTAAACGTGTCATAAACATAGTCATTACAACAAGATTCATTCTAGAGTTCATACTATACTAAAACAAAGACATAAACATAAACAGCTCTTTCTCATGCATCTCTGCTTTCTCCAGTTGCATATTCCAAGTAGAGAACCCTGTTCTCATCATCTCCATAGAACAAGAAGGTCTGACGATTTGCAGCATCTTGTTTGAGGTGGTTAATGGAGGCCTTGTATAGAGGAGACCACATCCTTATAGCAGGCAGAGCGTGAAGAACCTCCATAGCTCGCAGTTGACTGCAACTAAACTCAGGATGGTTCTCTATCAGATGATTCTTGTGGGAAAGAATCTTGTCTCTAGACTGAACACTCTCCCTAATCACATCAGCCACAGCTTGTCCTGCTTGTACAGCCCTTGATCTTTTCTTATTAACCTTTGACCTAGAAGAAGAGGGGCCAACATTCTTTGATCCAAAATTTCTTGATTCAGCTCCAACAGCTTCTTCAGTAGGAATATCACGCCTTGACTCAGcatcatcttcaccatcaatCTCATCATCATGATCTGAGTGCTTTGTGTCTAAAACATCTTCACCTTGCTGAGCAGACCAACCTTCACCTCCACTAATATAAACTGTCCCAAATACCTTCTCCATCAAATCCATATTTGCTATCGGCTTGTCTTTAAATTTTCTAGCACCTGGCCACTCctgaaacaaaaactaaaatcaaagtgAGAACACTGTATTTTCATAGAGATACAAGATACAACAATACAagttatttgaattttaaaatggcCAGGAAACAGAGACAGTAACAGAGACAGAACTATGAGTTTGTTTCAACCAAGGACAGTAACAGAGACAGAACTATGAGNNNNNNNNNNNNNNNNNNNNNNNNNNNNNNNNNNNNNNNNNNNNNNNNNNNNNNNNNNNNNNNNNNNNNNNNNNNNNNNNNNNNNNNNNNNNNNNNNNNNNNNNNNNNNNNNNNNNNNNNNNNNNNNNNNNNNNNNNNNNNNNNNNNNNNNNNNNNNNNNNNNNNNNNNNNNNNNNNNNNNNNNNNNNNNNNNNNNNNNNNNNNNNNNNNNNNNNNNNNNNNNNNNNNNNNNNNNNNNNNNNNNNNNNNNNNNNNNNNNNNNNNNNNNNAGATGATTCTTGTGGGAAAGAATCTTGTCTCTAGACTGAACACTCTCCCTAATCACATCAGCCACAGCTTGTCCTGCTTTTACAATCCTTGATCTTTTCTTATTAACCTTTGACCTAGAAGAAGAGGGGCCAACATTCTTTGATCCAAAATTTCTTGATTCAGATGCAACATCAGTTTCTTGAGTAGGGACACCACGCCTTGATTCAGCTCCAACAGCTTCTTCAGTAGGAATATCACGCCTTGACTCAGcatcatcttcaccatcaatCTCATCATCATGATCTGAGTGCTTTGTGTCTAAAACATCTTCACCTTGCTGAGCAGACCAACCTTCACCTCCACTAATATAAACTGTCCCAAATACCTTCTCCATCAAATCCATATTTGCTACCGGCTTGTCTTTAAATTTTCTAGCACATGGCCACTCCTGAAACAAGAACAAAATTCAAAGTGAGAACACTGTATTTTCATAGAGATACAAGATACAACAATACAagttatttgaattttaaaatggcCAGGAAACAGAGACAGTAACAGAGACAGAACTATGAGTTTGTTTCAACCAAGGACAGTAACAGAGACAGAACTATGAGCTAGTTTCAACTAAGGACAGTAACAAAGACACAATATTCCCTGTGTTCCAGTCTTGCTCTAGAATAGAAAATCGATCTCTCCTATAAATCTAAAGAGTTCTAACATTTGATATCTAGTTTTACCAGGCAAGTTACAATAGAAAAATCAGAACTTAGAATAAAAGGATCATAGAATCCAACAATAGGGCTGGCGTGCACTTCTGTTAACAGCAATCCAACAATACAATCAAAACTGAACCAGTAAAATTAAGAGGTTCATAGAACTTGTACCTTGCATCGTTCATTCCACCAGTCCTCACTCATGTTGATGAATCCGGTTGAATCAAAATCAAGCCCCGTTCTGTTCCGAGTCAACTTCTTAAAAGACTCATACTGCTTCTTGCAAGTATTGTACTTTATCCCAAATTTTCTCCATGGAATTTTTATACCAAATGCCTCATAGAACTTATCCACTATTGCCTGTCTCCCAGCCTCATTAACCATCTGTTTTCTTATGTTTCCTTTCAGATTCTCATCAAGTCTTAGTTGAAGAAAGAAGCGTGTTTGTTCGTCACTCCATgtaatattcttatttaaagattcaagaaaataagaaaagcaTTTGACAAAACTGAGATGAAATAAGAGATTAGAGGGGAAGATACTCACATCAGTTCCAGGGATGGATGTCATTGTTTCTCTTCAAAGGTTTCTGCAACTATCTTCAAAGTAAACTGTAAACATAAGAGTAAGCAATTGAGAACAAACACAAAGACTACTCAGTCTGTAAACATAAACCCATTTACCAGAATACACATTGCAAAAATATTACATGAACACAGCTAACAGCATGACAAATGCAACCAAAGAAGAACAATTTAGGAACAATCTACAGATGCAAACAAAACCCACAACATAACTTATAGGATATAGATTACAGAGATCCTAGAAACTCTtacctgagagagagagagcctgaTAGAGAGGTtgccagagagagagagagcgccagggagagagagagagagagcgcctgagagagagagagagagagagagagagagagagagagctggagAGAGAGCACGCCTGAGAGAGAGATGCAACCAAATAAGAACAATTTATGAACAATCTACAGATGCAAACAAAACCCACAACATAACTTATAGGATATAGATTACAGAGATCCTAGAAACTCttacatgagagagagagagcctgaTAGAGAGGTTgccgtagagagagagagcgcctgagagagagagagagagagcctgaGAGAGAGCAcacctgagagagagagagaggtcgtcggagcctgagagagagagcctgagagagagagaaagcgcctgagagagagagagcatgagagagagaaagcgcctgagggagagagagagagctggagagagagagagagagccagaGAGAGaccctgagagagagagagccggagAGAGAGACTGTGAAAGAGAGagccggagagagagagagagagcgtctGAGAGAGATAGCTGGAGAGAGATAGCTGGAGAGAGAGGTCACCGGAGAGAGAGGTCACCGGAGAGAGAGATCGGAGAGGTCGCCATGAGAGAGATCAGAGTTCGCCGGAGAGAGGTCGGAGGAGATCAGAGAGTTCGCTGCCAAGAGAGAGTACGTGAGAGATGAGAGTGAAAACTCAAAAATTTTAGGGTTATGTGTAGCAGGGTTATTTTTGTCCTTAACCGTTTTTGACTGAATCAGCTGCAGCTGGATGCATGGTGAAGACTCagccagttttttttttaaagttcagcTGAGTTTTCAAAACTCATCCAACTGATCTATCTGGATGTACCGATAATTCACACTAAACGAACACCAAAATTCACcttcacccagatggatcaGTTGACTGAGCAAACAAACAGGGCCAAGATGTGAAAAGTTATTCGGCTTctcaaactcttaatttttttgtcatgttGTTTATCTAAGCCCAAGACCTATACAAAAGAAGGTGAACCAAACGGCCCATACTATACACTACACCTTTTTGATTACTCCCATTTATTTAGCCAAGTTAAATTTCGTACAAATGATGTCGGAGCAAGGTTATGGCTAATCCAATAATTtacaacaaagaagagaaggaaaACTACAGGTTAGAAGAGATActtattgttttcttgttcaAGGTAGTTTAAGGAGTAAGGCCTTACATTTATGGTGAGCTAAATCCTAGGTTGTGCGAGTTAGATCAACTAAGCTTATTTGTTAGAATCTTGAGCAGTGATATTATAGTTCTGGGTGGTATTGTTTGTTGTGTTGATGGTTGTGGTCTGCAGCTCAAACTTAGGAAGAGTTGGAGAGTTCTTGAGTGTATTTGAAATTTGGTGCCTGAAGATTAAATACAATAGTCAACCATAAAATCAAATCTAGAAAGATTTAAGAAGGAAAAGTTGATAGTTATGTGACTTTGGGATTTGAAAATACAAGATGATGGGTCAGTTGGAGATTCAAGGCTCGCTTTCACCTCTTAAGAAAGATTTTACAATCTTGATATAATCtggaaaggaagaagaaggatcaGCTGCAAAGGTTGATTAAAAGAATGCTGACAAGGATCTCAGAGTAAGAAGCTTGTTGGAATATCCATAAGTGATTATATTCTGAAAGAATCATGCATGAAACAAGTGTTTTTGAGATGTGGAATACACTTGAAAGGATTTACCAAACCAAGTCGCTTCTGAATATAATCTACTTGAAGAAAATTTCTCTTGATACAACACGGAAGAAGAAAAgacaataaaagaaaatgtgaaaaaaattcTGAAGCTAATTGCAGACTTAGAAAGTCTCAAGGTCACTATCTCGGATGAAGACCGGGCAATTCAACTCTTTCCAGGGCTTCCATCAGCTTATGAACCATTGGTTCACACTATCCAGTATGAAACTGGAAAAGAGACGGTAAATGAATTTCTCACTTCAGATTAGtctaaaaaattaacttaagCAGTACTCAATGGAAGTAGGCAAACCTTAAAGGGTTTGTATGTTAATTCACGTGGAAGAGAAAATAAGAGGTCAAATAGTGGAAATGGAAGCTCAAGACATTGGAAGGGAAGATCTATAAGCAGAAGCTTCAGCCAAAGCCTTCGTTTGATAAGAACAACAAAGGTTGTTTTATTTGTGGAGATAAATGGCATTGGAAGGGAGTGTCATGAAAGAAGACATAGAGATGATGTGAATGTTGTATCACAATTTAAAGAACTTCTAGTAGTAACAACTAGTGGGCAAGATGCTAAGTAAGAGTGTATTATAGATTTTGGGTGTTCATTCCATATTACACATGACATGAAAGTGTTTTTTGACTTTAAAGAGACTGATGGTGGAAAAGTCAAAATGGACAACATCACTCAAAGTAAAGTCAAGGGGATAGGGAAAATCAGAATTAAGAATCAGTATGGTTTATTAGGTCATACTCAGTAACGTAAGATACATATCTGTGGTGAGTACAAATCTGATTTCATATGGAGTCCTACAGAAGTTGGGTTTCAAGTTCAGAGGAGGCAACCTCTTGTTTCAGTTTACAAAGACATGAGGAGGTGATATCAGGAAAATTATCACAAAGGGTTCTATTACCTTCAAGTGTTCAGTCACTAAGGCTGAAGTGAAGGTGCCAAGGGAGAAGAAGGTGAGTAAAATGAAGTGAAGTCTAGTAAAGGAGCTGCAAAGTCTAGTAAAGGAACTGCAAAGTCTAGCAAAGGAGCAGTGAAATCTAGCATATGAGCAGTGAAGTCTAGCAAAGGAGTTGTTAATCTTGCAAATGAGTTGTTAAGTCTAGCAAAGGAGCTATGAAATCTGGTGAAAGAgctaaaaaaagaagaactcaAGAAAGGTGACTTTCAGCATGAATTTGATTCAAGGGAAAACTCTATTGGAAGTTTGCATTTAAAGTTGTACAAACTCAAGAAATGGAGTAGACTTATATGAGAAAGAAGCGGTCACGGGGTTTCTTTCTGAAGTGACTGAAACATAATGTAGATCTCTCTTTGAAACATGAAAAGGAGAAGCTAcctaaaaacagaaaaatgctAAGGGTAAACAAGGAGAGTTCTTGGATGAACGCTTACCGGGTCAAGAGTTGCATCATCAATGTGAACTTCTGACTGCTCACTGAATGAATGAGCAATCCCAAGTAACTCCATTGGCTTGTTGTTGATCTTTCAGGAATAAATTGAAAGGGTAGAGTTAGTTTCTGTAAAGCTTGAAGATAGAAAATCAAGTTTTAGTGTGGAGATTTACCTGGAAAACTTATGGAATGGTGTAGTAGAGTCACAAGTTCCAGGAAAAAAATAAAGGGAAAGCTTTAAAATATCAAAGTAAGTGTTATTGGCTCAGTGTAAAGTAGTTGTTTGTACCGAAATCGGTGCTGTGCTAGGAGTGGACAGATTTCCATGGTGGGATTAGGAGAAGCCTTCATGCTGAGCTTGAACGTGATGGAGTGAGAGTAAAAGAGGTTTAATGATTGTGGCTGGATCCGGTGAAGGGATGTCTACTACCCTTTGGTAGGGATCAAGCCAATCGTAGTTCTACAACAAAGGGTCACAAGTGCCTAGTTAAAAGCATGTGTTGATGTGTTTC
This Brassica oleracea var. oleracea cultivar TO1000 unplaced genomic scaffold, BOL UnpScaffold00626, whole genome shotgun sequence DNA region includes the following protein-coding sequences:
- the LOC106319804 gene encoding uncharacterized protein LOC106319804, with protein sequence MTSIPGTDNITWSDEQTRFFLQLRLDENLKGNIRKQMVNEAGRQAIVDKFYEAFGIKIPWRKFGIKYNTCKKQYESFKKLTRNRTGLDFDSTGFINMSEDWWNERCKEWPGARKFKDKPIANMDLMEKVFGTVYISGGEGWSAQQGEDVLDTKHSDHDDEIDGEDDAESRRDIPTEEAVGAESRNFGSKNVGPSSSRSKVNKKRSRAVQAGQAVADVIRESVQSRDKILSHKNHLIENHPEFSCSQLRAMEVLHALPAIRMWSPLYKASINHLKQDAANRQTFLFYGDDENRVLYLEYATGESRDA